From Ipomoea triloba cultivar NCNSP0323 chromosome 5, ASM357664v1, the proteins below share one genomic window:
- the LOC116020996 gene encoding lon protease homolog 1, mitochondrial yields MITLEKWIRDHSVAAVKLDHQQLFAFLQAKFRERLEPNKDKIPAHIIQVIEELTKLQLLEASSSEFNVTRNYLDWLTALPWGTYSNENFDVLGAQKILDEDHYGLSDVKERILEFIAVGKLRGTSQGW; encoded by the exons ATGATAACTCTCGAAAAATGG ATTAGGGATCATAGTGTTGCTGCTGTGAAGTTAGATCATCAGCAGTTGTTTGCTTTTCTGCAAG CAAAGTTCAGAGAAAGACTAGAGCCTAATAAGGATAAGATCCCAGCACATATCATTCAAGTTATTGAAGAACTGACCAAACTCCAACTACTTGAAGCGAGTTCTAGTGAATTTAACGTGACACGTAACTATTTAGATTGGTTGACTGCTTTGCCATGGGGCACTTACAG CAATGAGAACTTTGATGTGTTAGGAGCACAGAAAATACTTGATGAAGACCATTATGGACTAAGTGATGTTAAAGAGAGAATACTGGAGTTCATTGCTGTGGGAAAACTTAGAGGAACTTCACAAGGTTGGTAA
- the LOC116018909 gene encoding histone-lysine N-methyltransferase ASHH2-like: MISQISVGENVCYFKETSSSMDPNSAIVKLSASVQSSEPLSEIDDKLSESMVTPNVSGTDVLVTAFDDVNTAELSEQKHEKRSGIPKADDASERKCPDIVCMAPPRRSGRKSLLLQNQVNPSVRNAGRTAAKRATLDINNLNIIRRKRTSSRKPTRSSVWTSLGNDIHTSEHGEAAEVVKSDQRKSRRAKRGQKSEKHDNNQAVQNLQTSMAKNRICLKVKFGQRSLMDVLPLIGNANGTYSSTSKEPVRVPESICDQFEDEMNKITGLNGINASLDSSFTSSDASVTNMCPAGKNVDESPTEEYSESHNESPTIAEAGKLGTPVDDRCSNPGTSPDSEVINLIPDAHISLKGLDNLHGLMPTQASDAPEDFASFGIVENCHIKGKKKDRLVKTVDCSVKATFPSSEIINNEQPLGQLTLGEFIGDGSYCDRADTYILTTSKNASGSVSGTELCPGEPEPLSKVDDFGRSSASPMLEHSAVVNLCSSLDTPSPDMQMPEKSLSSTGKLKLSKKGKSKGVGKSQSETFNSSSRANSSKTKVNKGKKSGKCEVKKKPHGVQGLTELGNDPEPENQTSSQLGQIGSGIKITCLGTSNQTEGHTESISLRNAWVQCDDCQKWRRIPAVLADQIEETNCKWICKDNMDKDFADCSIPQEKSNSAINAELEISDVSGDEDASHASLNHNCSGKKSTVDQSSSWTLIKSNLFLHRAHKSQTIDEVMVCHCKPPSDGQMGCGDGCLNRMLNIECVQGTCPCGELCSNQQFQRRNYAKLKWFKCGKKGYGLQLLEDVSEGQFLIEYVGEVLDMQAYEGRQCEYASKGHRHFYFMTLNGSEVIDACAKGNLGRFINHSCDPNCSTEKWMVNGEVCIGLFALRDIKKGEEVTFDYNYVRVFGAAAKRCVCGSPQCRGYIGGDTLNAEVIVQDDSDDEYPEPVVECEDIDMYDELNYIKSSANSFSDLEMRTVDEASEYNDILVGHGSVHTPNSVKTKNGDITCPENFETNKSAAAIECLNTSLRRELLDSSVSSAVRVETSVTLEGSGGLQFSGAKEEGSEGEKVVENSVSPVELEVTSSPATLSKPLKKSKSGCVGGKAEGTKSCPLVKASRRSSSVKKAKSKSIKAPLEIGNRSKLPENKFKKPPEGSLNGRFEAVEEKLNELLDPEGGISKRKDASRCYLKLLLLTAVSGGSGNSETIQSNRELSMILDALLKTKSRTVLVDVINKNGLQMLHNIMKRYRREFNKIPILRKLLKVLEYLAMREILTFEHINGGPSRPGVESFRDSILTLTEHIDKQVHQIARSFRDRWIPRLPRKSCFMDKDDGRIEFHSHSTVGSNAADACALDGSTVSCSGLGVSNGTKTRKRKSRWDQEAEPKDDCEQDKDDAPPPGYEFPPGFSAPINNPKEHCASKQPVTGHCQQKFIPHLPVSFGIPFNVVQQFGTPQIGTSEVWAVAPGIPFQSFPPLPTCPHGRMDNVPPLPSSQVSHQPAQMPPPQCHKIDPMASATTTNNQKLNLELNPPSQNCFQEYPCHTQNPTGRTSGANLPPEVATGEQSHQRPNGLGRRYFRQQKWSGSKPPPPWLRMRNGWGYNAGNNPKNVMCNVGVGSVATEFRSSHGPEDVGMVREGSGTGPPFSQN, encoded by the exons ATGATTTCTCAGATATCAGTAGGTGAAAATGTTTGTTATTTCAAGGAAACTTCATCATCTATGGATCCTAATAGTGCAATTGTAAAATTATCAGCCTCTGTTCAATCATCTGAACCGCTTAGTGAGATAGATGACAAGTTGTCTGAGAGCATGGTTACACCTAATGTTTCAGGAACTGACGTTCTTGTTACTGCCTTTGATGATGTAAATACAGCTGAGCTGTCTGAGCAGAAGCATGAAAAAAGAAGTGGCATCCCTAAAGCTGATGATGCATCAGAAAGAAAATGTCCTGACATTGTATGCATGGCTCCACCAAGGAGGAGTGGGCGCAAAAGCTTACTGCTCCAGAATCAAGTCAACCCATCTGTAAGAAATGCTGGGAGAACAGCAGCTAAAAGAGCAACACTGGATATTAATAATTTGAACATCATACGCCGGAAAAGAACTAGTTCTAGAAAGCCAACTCGATCATCAGTTTGGACGTCATTGGGGAATGATATACACACTTCTGAACATGGTGAAGCGGCTGAGGTAGTTAAAAGTGATCAGAGGAAATCAAGAAGAGCAAAACGGGGTCAGAAAAGTGAAAAGCACGATAATAATCAGGCAGTGCAAAACTTACAAACGTCAATGGCAAAGAATCGCATTTGCTTGAAAGTTAAATTTGGTCAACGTTCTCTTATGGATGTTCTTCCACTTATTGGAAATGCCAATGGAACATATTCATCCACCAGTAAAGAACCAGTAAGAGTTCCAGAAAGTATTTGTGATCAGTTTGAAGATGAGATGAATAAAATAACAGGGTTAAATGGAATCAATGCAAGCTTGGATAGTTCTTTTACATCGTCTGACGCTTCTGTTACAAACATGTGCCCAGCTGGCAAGAACGTTGATGAAAGTCCAACTGAAGAATATTCGGAGAGTCATAATGAGTCACCTACAATTGCAGAGGCTGGTAAATTGGGAACACCAGTTGATGACAGGTGCTCAAATCCTGGAACTTCCCCTGATTCAGAAGTTATCAATCTTATTCCTGATGCTCATATCAGTTTAAAAGGTCTAGACAACTTGCATGGCTTAATGCCAACCCAAGCAAGTGATGCTCCTGAAGATTTTGCAAGTTTTGGTATAGTAGAGAACTGCCAtataaaaggaaagaaaaaagacaGGCTTGTCAAGACAGTTGATTGCAGTGTAAAAGCTACTTTCCCTAGTTCAGAAATTATTAACAATGAACAACCATTGGGGCAACTCACGCTGGGAGAATTCATTGGTGATGGCTCTTATTGTGATCGGGCTGATACTTATATTTTAACCACATCCAAAAATGCATCTGGGAGTGTATCTGGCACTGAGTTGTGTCCTGGGGAACCAGAACCTTTATCTAAAGTGGATGACTTTGGAAGGTCCTCTGCTTCTCCCATGCTTGAACATAGTGCAGTGGTAAATCTTTGTTCTAGCCTTGATACTCCTTCACCAGATATGCAGATGCCTGAGAAATCACTTTCTTCTACTGGGAAGCTCAAACTTTCCAAAAAGGGAAAGTCCAAGGGGGTAGGAAAGAGCCAGTCAGAAACCTTCAATTCATCAAGTAGAGCAAATTCATCAAAAACAAAGGTTAACAAGGGTAAAAAATCTGGCAAGTGTGAAGTAAAGAAGAAGCCTCATGGTGTTCAGGGTCTTACTGAATTGGGAAATGATCCAGAACCAG AAAACCAAACATCATCTCAGCTTGGACAAATTGGCTCTGGTATCAAAATCACATGTTTAGGGACATCAAATCAAACTGAAGGGCACACAGAATCTATATCACTAAGGAATGCTTGGGTGCAGTGTGATGATTGCCAGAAATGGAGGCGCATACCAGCTGTACTTGCTGATCAAATTGAAGAAACAAACTGCAAATG GATTTGTAAGGATAACATGGATAAAGACTTTGCTGATTGTTCAATTCCTCAAGAGAAGTCAAATTCAGCAATCAATGCTGAGCTTGAAATATCTGATGTCTCAGGAGATGAGGATGCTTCTCATGCTTCCCTCAATCATAATTGTTCAGGAAAGAAGTCTACAG TTGATCAGAGCTCATCATGGACATTGATCAAGTCAAACTTGTTTCTGCATCGTGCCCACAAATCTCAGACCATTGACGAG GTCATGGTTTGCCATTGCAAGCCACCTTCTGATGGCCAAATGGGCTGTGGAGATGGATGCCTGAATCGAATGCTTAATATTGAGTGTGTTCAAGGGACATGTCCATGCGGAGAACTCTGTTCAAATCAGCAG TTCCAGAGGCGGAATTATGCTAAATTGAAATGGTTTAAATGTGGTAAGAAGGGATATGGCCTACAATTGCTTGAAGATGTGTCTGAAGGACAGTTTCTAATTGAATATGTTGGAGAG GTGCTTGATATGCAAGCCTATGAGGGGCGGCAATGTGAATACGCATCGAAGGGTCATAGACATTTCTACTTCATGACACTTAATGGCAGTGAG GTAATTGATGCATGTGCCAAAGGGAATTTGGGTCGTTTCATAAACCATAGCTGTGATCCTAATTGCAGTACTGAGAAG TGGATGGTGAATGGAGAAGTTTGTATTGGGCTTTTTGCTTTAAGGGACATTAAGAAG GGTGAAGAGGTGacatttgattataattatgtACGGGTCTTTGGTGCTGCTGCCAAAAGATGTGTGTGTGGTTCTCCTCAGTGTCGGGGTTACATAGGTGGTGATACCCTAAATGCTGAAGTAATTGTTCAGGATGATTCAGATGATGAATATCCCGAGCCTGTTGTGGAATGTGAAGACATAGACATGTATGATGAATTAAACTACATTAAATCATCAGCAAATTCATTTAGTGATCTAGAAATGAGAACTGTGGATGAAGCTTCCGAATACAATGACATACTTGTTGGGCATGGTTCTGTGCACACACCAAACTCTGTCAAAACGAAAAATGGGGATATTACTTGTCCAGAAAATTTTGAGACCAACAAATCTGCTGCTGCCATTGAGTGCTTGAATACTTCTTTAAGAAGAGAGTTACTGGATTCATCAGTGTCTTCTGCTGTGAGAGTGGAAACTTCTGTCACTTTGGAGGGTTCAGGAGGGTTGCAGTTCTCTGGAGCTAAAGAAGAGGGGTCAGAGGGTGAAAAAGTTGTAGAAAATTCCGTCTCTCCTGTGGAGTTGGAGGTGACTTCTTCACCTGCAACTCTTAGCAAGCCattgaaaaaatcaaaatctgGTTGTGTAGGAGGTAAGGCTGAAGGCACAAAGTCTTGTCCTCTTGTGAAAGCTTCTCGACGTTCATCTTCAGTGAAGAAGGCTAAATCCAAGAGTATCAAAGCACCACTAGAGATAGGTAATAGGTCGAAATTGCCAGAAAATAAATTCAAGAAACCTCCAGAAGGCTCGTTAAATGGCCGTTTTGAAGCAG TTGAAGAAAAGCTCAATGAGTTACTAGATCCTGAAGGAGGAATAAGTAAACGCAAA GATGCATCAAGGTGCTACCTGAAGCTTCTCCTTTTGACTGCTGTGTCAGGGGGTAGTGGCAATAGTGAAACAATTCAGAG CAACCGAGAGCTCTCTATGATCCTTGATGCACTCTTGAAGACAAAATCGCGGACAGTTTTGGTCGATGTTATCAATAAGAATG GTTTGCAGATGCTGCACAATATAATGAAAAGATACAGAAGGGAATTCAATAAGATTCCAATCCTCAGAAAGCTGCTTAAG GTACTGGAATATCTGGCAATGAGAGAGATCCTTACATTTGAACACATTAATGGGGGACCCTCTCGACCTGGAGTGGAGAG CTTCCGAGACTCAATTTTAACATTGACAGAGCACATAGACAAACAG GTTCATCAAATTGCAAGAAGCTTTAGAGATAGGTGGATACCCAGACTTCCCAGAAAAAGTTGCTTCATGGACAAGGATGATGGGAGGATAGAGTTTCACTCCCATTCGACAGTTGGATCTAACGCAGCAGATGCTTGTGCACTAGATGGCTCAACTGTATCATGCTCTGGTCTTGGGGTATCTAATGGGACAAAGACTCGTAAACGTAAAAGTCGATGGGATCAAGAGGCTGAACCAAAAGATGATTGCGAACAGGACAAAGATGATGCCCCTCCTCCTGGATATGAATTTCCTCCTGGCTTTTCAGCCCCCATAAATAATCCCAAAGAACATTGCGCCTCAAAGCAGCCAGTTACGGGACATTGCCAGCAGAAGTTCATTCCCCACTTGCCAGTCTCATTTGGAATCCCGTTTAACGTGGTGCAGCAATTTGGAACACCACAAATTGGAACCTCAGAAGTCTGGGCTGTTGCTCCGGGCATACCCTTCCAGTCCTTCCCTCCATTGCCTACATGCCCCCATGGCAGAATGGACAACGTTCCTCCTCTTCCTAGTTCTCAGGTCTCACATCAACCTGCTCAAATGCCTCCTCCTCAGTGTCATAAGATTGATCCTATGGCTTctgctactactactaataacCAGAAGCTGAACCTGGAGCTGAATCCGCCTTCACAAAACTGTTTTCAAGAGTATCCATGTCACACACAAAACCCCACTGGACGAACATCTGGAGCAAACCTGCCACCTGAGGTTGCAACTGGAGAACAGAGTCATCAGCGACCTAATGGCTTGGGAAGGAGATACTTTAGGCAGCAAAAGTGGAGTGGCTCAAAACCACCTCCTCCGTGGCTCCGAATGAGAAATGGTTGGGGATATAATGCTGGAAACAATCCAAAAAATGTGATGTGCAATGTAGGAGTAGGAAGTGTGGCAACTGAATTTAGGAGTTCTCATGGCCCAGAGGATGTTGGCATGGTGAGGGAGGGTTCAGGGACAGGGCCACCATTTTCTCAAAATTAG